The following are encoded in a window of Sulfitobacter sp. S190 genomic DNA:
- a CDS encoding LysR family transcriptional regulator gives MDWDKLRIFHAVADAGSLTHAGDKLNLSQSAVSRQIRGLEEQLNTNLFHRHARGLILTEQGELLFDATSAMTKRVDAASARIRDSEEEVFGELRVTTTTGFGTLWLAPRLSKLYDKYPDLKVDLMLEERVLDLPMREADVAIRLKEPSQADLIRKRLMTVQMRLYASQSYLEAHGTPQTEADISDHRLICQNTNSDQVGAGLQLIQQLMMNDVRSLLTVNNYFGVLQGVLHDLGIGVLPDYLIQEFPQLVRVLPDVESAEVPVFLAYPEELRQSKRVAAFKDFVQDEIISYRKEMRGLAS, from the coding sequence ATGGATTGGGACAAACTGAGAATTTTTCACGCGGTTGCGGATGCCGGGTCACTGACCCATGCGGGCGATAAGTTGAACCTATCACAATCGGCCGTGAGCCGCCAAATCCGCGGTCTCGAAGAGCAGCTGAACACCAATCTGTTCCACCGCCACGCGCGCGGGCTGATCCTGACGGAACAGGGTGAGTTGCTGTTTGACGCGACATCGGCGATGACAAAGCGCGTCGATGCCGCCTCGGCGCGCATCCGCGACAGCGAAGAAGAAGTGTTCGGCGAATTGCGTGTGACCACCACCACGGGATTCGGTACGTTGTGGCTGGCCCCGCGTCTGTCGAAACTGTATGACAAATATCCCGATCTGAAGGTCGATCTGATGCTTGAGGAACGGGTATTGGACCTACCTATGCGGGAAGCGGACGTCGCCATCCGGCTCAAGGAGCCGAGCCAGGCCGACCTGATCCGCAAGCGGTTGATGACCGTGCAGATGCGGCTGTACGCCAGCCAGTCCTATCTTGAGGCACATGGCACCCCGCAGACCGAAGCCGACATCAGCGACCACCGGCTGATTTGCCAGAACACCAACTCCGATCAGGTCGGCGCAGGTCTCCAGCTGATCCAGCAACTGATGATGAACGACGTGCGGTCCTTGCTGACTGTCAACAACTATTTCGGGGTATTGCAAGGGGTTCTGCACGATCTGGGCATCGGCGTCCTGCCCGATTACCTGATCCAGGAGTTCCCGCAGCTGGTGCGAGTCCTTCCGGATGTCGAATCCGCCGAAGTGCCTGTTTTCCTCGCGTATCCAGAGGAATTGCGGCAATCTAAACGGGTCGCCGCGTTCAAGGATTTCGTGCAGGACGAGATCATTTCCTACCGCAAGGAAATGCGCGGTCTGGCCAGCTGA
- the purL gene encoding phosphoribosylformylglycinamidine synthase subunit PurL, with product MSEPSITPEIIAAHGLSDSEYQTILDLIGRTPSFTELGIFSAMWNEHCSYKSSKKWLRTLPTDGPQVICGPGENAGVVDIGDGQAVVFKMESHNHPSYIEPYQGAATGVGGILRDVFTMGARPIASMNSLSFGEPGHHKTKQLVHGVVAGVGGYGNCFGVPCVGGEVRFDPAYNGNCLVNAFAAGLADADKIFYSAASGIGMPVVYLGAKTGRDGVGGATMASAEFDDTIEEKRPTVQVGDPFTEKRLMEATLELMATGAVISIQDMGAAGLTCSAVEMGDKGDLGVILDLEKVPTREENMTAYEMMLSESQERMLMVLRPELEAEAKAVFDKWDLDFAIVGETIAEDRFLIRLNGEVKADLPLKALSGTAPEYDRPWVETPAADPLADVPGIDPIEGLRALIASPNYAGKSWVYEQYDTMVMADTARTPGFGAGIVRVHGTDKALAFTSDVTPRYVRANPVEGGKQAVAEAYRNLTAVGARPLASTDNLNFGNPEKPEIMGQFVGAIKGIGEAVSALDMPIVSGNVSLYNETDGSAILPTPTIGAVGLLSHVDDIIGFDVQDGHVALLLGGAGAHLGQSALLAEALGRAEGDAPAVDLAAEAAHGDFIRAGRAHIAACTDLSDGGLALAAFEMADHANLGVTLDSGDTGHLFGEDQARYLIAATPENADLLHASAQSAGLSLVAVGRFGGDTVQMGEASAPLSDLSQLHATSFAARVT from the coding sequence ATGTCAGAGCCATCCATCACACCAGAAATCATTGCCGCCCACGGGCTGAGCGACAGCGAATACCAGACGATCCTTGATCTGATCGGGCGCACGCCGAGCTTTACCGAGCTGGGCATTTTTTCGGCGATGTGGAACGAGCATTGTTCCTACAAGTCCTCCAAGAAGTGGCTGCGCACCCTGCCCACCGATGGCCCGCAGGTGATCTGCGGCCCCGGTGAGAACGCGGGCGTTGTGGACATTGGCGATGGTCAGGCGGTGGTGTTCAAGATGGAGAGCCACAACCACCCCTCCTATATCGAGCCCTATCAGGGGGCGGCCACCGGTGTCGGCGGCATCCTGCGCGATGTCTTTACCATGGGCGCCCGCCCGATCGCGTCGATGAACAGCCTGAGCTTTGGCGAACCCGGCCACCACAAGACCAAGCAGCTGGTCCACGGTGTCGTGGCCGGTGTGGGCGGTTACGGCAATTGTTTCGGCGTGCCTTGTGTCGGCGGCGAGGTCCGGTTTGATCCGGCCTATAACGGCAACTGTCTGGTCAACGCCTTTGCCGCGGGATTGGCCGATGCGGACAAGATTTTCTATTCTGCCGCCTCCGGCATCGGCATGCCGGTTGTGTATCTGGGCGCCAAGACGGGCCGCGACGGGGTTGGCGGCGCCACCATGGCCAGCGCCGAATTCGACGACACCATCGAGGAAAAGCGCCCCACTGTGCAGGTCGGCGATCCGTTCACCGAAAAGCGCCTGATGGAGGCGACGCTGGAGCTGATGGCGACCGGTGCCGTCATTTCCATTCAGGACATGGGGGCCGCGGGCCTGACCTGTTCGGCGGTGGAGATGGGCGACAAGGGCGATCTGGGCGTGATCCTCGATCTCGAAAAGGTCCCCACCCGCGAGGAGAACATGACCGCATACGAGATGATGCTGTCCGAAAGCCAGGAGCGCATGCTGATGGTCCTGCGCCCCGAGCTGGAGGCCGAGGCAAAGGCGGTGTTCGACAAATGGGATCTGGATTTCGCCATCGTCGGCGAGACGATTGCCGAGGACCGGTTCCTGATCCGCCTGAACGGCGAGGTGAAAGCCGATCTGCCGCTCAAGGCGCTGTCGGGCACCGCGCCCGAATACGACCGCCCCTGGGTCGAGACCCCTGCGGCCGACCCGCTGGCGGATGTGCCCGGCATCGACCCCATCGAAGGGTTGCGCGCCCTGATCGCGAGCCCAAATTACGCAGGCAAGTCATGGGTGTACGAGCAATACGACACCATGGTCATGGCCGACACCGCCCGCACACCCGGCTTTGGCGCGGGCATCGTGCGGGTGCACGGCACCGACAAGGCGCTGGCGTTTACATCGGATGTGACCCCGCGCTACGTGCGCGCCAATCCCGTCGAGGGTGGCAAGCAGGCCGTGGCCGAAGCCTACCGCAATCTGACGGCCGTGGGCGCGCGCCCCTTGGCGAGCACCGACAACCTGAATTTCGGCAACCCCGAAAAGCCCGAGATCATGGGCCAGTTCGTGGGCGCCATCAAGGGCATCGGAGAAGCGGTGAGCGCGCTCGACATGCCGATCGTGTCGGGCAACGTGTCGCTTTACAATGAAACCGACGGATCGGCGATCCTGCCCACCCCCACGATCGGGGCTGTGGGTCTGCTGAGCCATGTGGACGACATCATCGGATTTGACGTGCAAGACGGCCACGTGGCGCTGCTGCTGGGCGGCGCGGGGGCGCACCTGGGTCAATCGGCCCTGCTGGCCGAAGCCTTGGGGCGGGCCGAGGGCGATGCGCCGGCGGTCGATCTGGCTGCCGAAGCGGCGCATGGCGATTTCATCCGCGCGGGCCGCGCCCATATCGCGGCCTGCACCGACCTGTCGGATGGCGGACTGGCGCTGGCGGCCTTCGAGATGGCGGATCATGCCAATCTGGGCGTGACGCTCGACAGCGGCGACACCGGTCATCTTTTCGGAGAGGATCAGGCGCGCTATCTCATTGCGGCGACGCCGGAAAATGCCGATCTGCTGCACGCTTCGGCGCAATCGGCGGGCCTGTCGCTTGTCGCGGTGGGCCGCTTTGGCGGTGACACGGTGCAGATGGGCGAGGCAAGCGCGCCCCTGTCCGATCTGTCGCAGCTACACGCCACCAGCTTTGCCGCGCGTGTGACCTGA
- a CDS encoding PRC-barrel domain-containing protein, with amino-acid sequence MTRNIMTTAAAVAALAAAPAAFASQNNDPVNTTAAEADAIVTSNQYIPNQDDTVIRNGGETDEKLGIDSARIEAEQTSPAILGVSASDFEVMTNVVGADFRTTDGEMLGKVTDVTVNTLGNPELEIDVSTNPSVEGDRLVLTLLPGSFNVADGKLFIDATAEEIYGKAAEGGNNDNDTRKTAIIS; translated from the coding sequence ATGACACGTAACATCATGACCACCGCCGCCGCCGTTGCCGCACTTGCCGCTGCCCCTGCAGCGTTCGCCAGCCAGAACAACGATCCGGTGAACACCACAGCGGCAGAAGCAGATGCGATCGTCACGTCGAACCAGTATATTCCGAACCAGGATGACACGGTGATCCGCAACGGCGGCGAAACCGACGAGAAGCTGGGCATCGACAGCGCACGTATCGAGGCCGAGCAGACAAGCCCCGCAATTCTGGGCGTGTCGGCATCCGATTTCGAAGTGATGACAAACGTCGTGGGCGCGGATTTCCGCACCACTGATGGTGAAATGCTCGGCAAGGTGACGGACGTGACCGTCAATACACTGGGCAACCCGGAGCTGGAAATCGACGTATCGACCAACCCCAGCGTGGAAGGTGACCGTCTGGTGCTGACCCTGCTGCCCGGGAGCTTTAACGTGGCCGACGGCAAACTGTTCATCGACGCCACTGCCGAGGAAATCTACGGCAAAGCCGCCGAGGGTGGCAACAACGACAACGACACCCGCAAGACCGCGATCATTTCCTAA